In Flammeovirgaceae bacterium, the sequence AACCGATAAGTGGCAACGACAAATGGGCCAGTGGGGCAAGGTCGCCCGAAGCCCCCAGAGAACCCATTTCGTAAATCAGTGGAAAGATGTTGTTATTGTAGAATTGAACCAGTCGCTCAACGGTTTGAAGTTGTACACCCGAGTGCCCATAGCCCAGCGACCGGATTTTCAGAAACAACATCAGTTTTACAACTTCATCCGGAACCAGCGGGCCGGTGCCGCAGGCATGCGACTTCACCAGATTTTCCTGAAGTTTTTCGAGGTCATCCGCTGAAATGTATTTGTTATACAGTGATCCGAAACCGGTATTAATGCCATAAATCGGGTGGGTGTTGTCTTTCAGTTTTTCATCGAGATAGGAACGGCACCGCTCAATTTTCTTCTTCACCTCATCGGACAGCTGTAACTGTACTTCTTTTTCAATGAGGACAGAGAGTTGTTCCAGGCCAAGGGGTTCAGGTCTAAGGGAGAAGATCACGATTTGGTTTTTTTGATGATTTCTTCTGGTGTCAGATTCTCCTGCTCACCGGTGTTCATGTTTTTAACGGCCGGTTTGCCTGTAGTAATTTCTTCCGGGCCAATCACAACAGCAAAAGGTATCTGCTTTTTGTTGGCATAGTCAAGTTGTTTTTTGAGTTTGGCGGTCTCAGGGTAAATTTCAGCAGCAATACCTTTGCTTCGGAGTTGTGCAAGTACTCCGATTCCGTAGGCAAAGCTGGTCTCATCAAAATGACACACCAGCACGGTGGCTGCAGCCTGTGTGCTTGCCGGAAACAGCTTTAGTTCTTCAAGTGCATCATAGATGCGGTCAATACCAAACGAAATTCCCACACCTGAAAGTTTTTCCTTTGATCCAAAGGCCTGGGTAAGGTTATCGTAGCGTCCGCCACCGCTAACGCTGCCGATGGCTACGCCATTGATTTTCACTTCGAAGATGCACCCGGTATAATAACTGAGGCCGCGGGCCAGGGCCAGATCGAAATCAACGTGTGTATCATCCTGTTTGTAAAGGTCAAGTAATTCAAGTACCTTGTTTATATCGGCAAGTCCTTTTTGGCCGTGTGGTGAGCGTTTAAATACATCCGCCAGCGATTGAAGCCTGGCTTTGTTGTTGCCACCGGTTCGCAGAAGTTTAAATAAGTTATCACACTGTGCGTTTGTAAATCCTTTAGTCTGCAACTCGTGTTGCACGCCTTCTTCACCGATTTTATCCAGTTTATCAATCGCCACAAACAAGCTTGTTTCCTTTCCGGATGCGCCAAGTACTTCGGCAATGCCGTTTAAAATTTCGCGGTGGTTTACTTTAATGGTATAGTCCGGAATTTGAAGTCCTCTCATCACCTCTTTTATCATCAGAATGAGCTCGGCTTCGCAGATAAGTGAATCGGTTCCTACCACATCGGCATCGCACTGGTAAAACTCGCGGTAGCGGCCCTTTTGCGGCCGGTCGGCCCGCCACACGGGCTGCATCTGGTAGCGCTTGAAGGGCATCGTAATGTCATGCCGGTTCATGACCACGTAACGGGCAAAGGGAACGGTAAGGTCGTAGCGGAGTCCTTTTTCAGCAATGTGTTGTACTAAACTTTTTGATTCAGACTTTTGATTTTCAGGAACGTCTTTTAAAAAGTCACCGCTGTTTAAAATACGGAATAACAACTGGTCGCCTTCATCGCCATACTTACCGGTAAGGGTTTCGATGTTTTCCATGGCCGGTGTTTCAAGTGGCTGGAAGCCATAGTGCTGAAAGACGGTTCGGATAATTCTAAAAATATAATTCCGCCTGGCCATAACCTGCGGACCGAAGTCGCGTGTGCCTTTTGGGAGACCGGGTTTTTCCATCATCGCCCAAAACTAAGCAGGAATATTCAAGGTTCAAGGTTCAGTATTCGTTGTTATTGATAACCCGCTAAGGGTAGTTGTTGTAAATCCAGAATTTCCTGAGCATTTTTGCGCCCGCTAAACACGAAATACCATGGCAGTTACCCGATTAAAGCGCAAAAACCGCAAAGACCGTTCGAAAAGTGCCGTAAGGCGCCAAACCCTGAAGATTCAGAACGCCAAGCCGGTTATCAAGAATGTTGATATCGAAAAGATAAAGGAAGAGTTCAAGGCAAAGAAAGATAAGAAAAGCTAAGCGCCCCCATCCTTCCCGCTGATTCATAATCCTGGCCTGAGCCGGGATTTTTATTTTTGTAAACAATCCACACCAACCATGCCCATGCTTCACCTGGTTTGCTGGAACGTAAACGGTATCCGGTCTATTATTAAGAAAGATTTCCTGAAGGACATTAAAACCCTTAACCCCGATATGCTGTGCCTGCAGGAAACGAAGGCCTCGGTGGAAGAAGTAAAAAATGTACTGGAGTTGCTGCCGGGCTATAGGGGTTTTGTTAACTCATCAAAAGCCCGGCAAGGGTATTCGGGCACGGCCATTATTACCAAAACCGAACCGCTGGCTGTAACCTACGATATGAACTATGCCGAACACGACCAGGAAGGGAGGGTGGTTACAGCCGAGTACCCGTGGTTTTTCCTGGTAACGGTGTACACGCCCAACTCAGGCGAGGGGCTTAAGCGGCTTGATTACCGCGAGCGATGGGATGAGGAGTTCCGCAAGTACCTGGTTGAACTGCAACAAAAGAAACCGGTTGTTGTTTGTGGCGATTTGAATGTGGCGCATCAGCCCATTGATATTGCGCGGCCAAAAGACAACTACAATAAATCGGCCGGCTATACACAACGCGAGATTGACGGCTTTCAACGTTTACTCGATGCCGGGTTTGTGGATACCTTCCGGCATTTCCACCCCGAAGCGGTAAAATACACCTACTGGAACTACATGTTTAACGCACGGGCCCGCAACGTGGGCTGGCGCATTGATTATTTCCTGGTGAGTAAAGAATTACTTCCTTCGGTTAAGCAGGCCATGATTTACAATGAATATTTTGGATCAGACCATTGCCCGGTGGGGTTGCGTGTTGAGGTATGAGCGTCAGAGGCCGATGCCCAGGTGCACTCCGAATTTCGGAATAATTCCCTGGTACCCCGGGTCGGATACGGCATCCCGGTAAAAGGAATCAAAACCGTATTGCGGCAGTTGGCCTGCGCGTGTAACGTCTGCAAACTGAAGGCCGCCACCTACGTAGATATCAACATAAACCACCTGCCAGAGCGTGCGGTGCCAACCAAGGGTGAATCCGAATGCAACATTTGAAATGGATTCCTTGTAATCATAATTAACCACTTTAATGGTGGCCCCGGTGGTTTGGTCGATGGTAAAATAAGCAGAGTAGCGGTCGGCACTGTAGCGGCCGCTCTGTACGAATCCTGCAAAATAAATTCCCTGGTAGTACTCATTATCCTTCTTACTCACCTGCAATTTCATTGGCTTTATGTACTTGCGGTACTGCAATTCGGCACCCAGGCCATTGTATCCGTATGAATAATAATCGTAGTCTTCAGTTCTGTCACCGAGCATGCCGGACAGGTAGAAGACCATACTTTTTGAAAAATCCCTGTTGAACCGCTCAACGCCCATTTTCAGTGTGTTCTGGGCAAAGTTTTGCGGGGCCAGCTTGAAAAGCGATCTCGAACCCGGTACTTCGGAAGAATCCTGTGCAAAAACACTCCATCCGTTAAGGATGAGTATGATGGCAAGTAAGTTTTTCATGGCTACAAGATTTTAGTTCAGAACGTACTTGTGAAGGTTATTTGTATTTAGGAAGCGGGAATAAAAATTATACCCGTTCAATATCTGCCCCGAGTTTCTTTAAGCGCTCATCAATTTTTTCGTAGCCGCGGTCAATCTGGTCAATGTTTGATATTTCACTTGTTCCATTAGCCGAGAGGGCGGCTATCAGCAAGGCTACTCCAGCCCGTATATCAGGCGAAGCCATTTTGATTCCGCGCAGCGCCTGTTTGCGGTTAAGCCCGATTATAGTTGCCCGGTGCGGGTCGCACAAAATGATTTGCGCACCCATGTCAATCAGTTTATCTACAAAGAACAGGCGGCTCTCAAACATTTTCTGGTGAATGAGCACCGTTCCTTTGGCTTGTGTAGCCACCACCAAAACGATACTTAACAAATCGGGCGTAAAGCCCGGCCAGGGTGCATCGGCAATGGTAAGGATGGAGCCATCTATAAAGGTTTCTATTTCGTAGCTGCTTTGTGCCGGTATAAAAATATCATCGCCCCGGAATTCCATTTTTATACCGAGCCGCTTAAACACATCGGGTATAATGCCCAACATATCAATGCGGCAGTTTTTAATAGTCAGTTCCGACTGTGTCATGGCGGCCAGGCCGATAAAACTGCCGATCTCGATCATATCGGGCAGCAGGGTATGCTCTGTGCCGCCCAGTTTGGCAACGCCTTCGATGGTTAACAGGTTAGAACCGATGCCGCTGATTCGGGCACCCATGCGGTTGAGCATCAGGCACAGTTGCTGGATGTACGGTTCGCAGGCCGCATTATAAATGGTGGTTTTGCCTTTGGCCAGTACTGCGGCCATAATAATGTTGGCCGTTCCGGTAACCGAGGGTTCATCCAACAGCATGTAACAACCGGTAAGATGCGAGGCATCGATGTGAAAAAGTTGTTCGTCTGCATTAAAGTTGAATTTCGCACCCAGTTTCTCAAACCCCAGAAAGTGTGTGTCCAGCCGCCTTCTGCCTATTTTATCACCTCCGGGTTTAGGCAGGCTGGCTTTGCCGAAGCGCACCAGGATGGGCCCCAGCAGCATAACCGAGCCGCGAAGGGCTGCTGCTTTTGTTTTATACTCCTCAGTTTCGAGAAATTTTGTATTGACCGAGGCCGCGGTGATTTGCCAGGAATGATGATCTGTTTTTTTAACGCTGCAACCCAGGTCGGCCACCAGTTCCAGTAACTTGTTAACATCACGGATGTCGGGCAGGTTGTGAAGAGTAACGGGTTGATCCGTTAGCAAGGTGGCGCAAATTACCTGGAGTGCCTCATTCTTGGCGCCTTGCGGAATGATTTCGCCATTTAGTTTTTTACCGCCTTTAATTCTAAAGACACTCATCGGTTATTGATTGTCTCTGCGCCTGCGGTTTTTGTTTTTGTGTTTGAATTTGCGGTGGCCGCCTTCGCGCGGACCGCCATTGCCGAGCGGCTTTAGTTGTTTCTTCTCCCGGTACAGTTTTTCAAACAGGTTGTCTTCTCGAACCTTATCAAGGTCCATGTTCAGTTTACCGTTTGACATGGCCCGAAGGTCGTTTACAATTACGGAGTCATCCAGTGTTTCCTTATTCCAGTTACCGTAGAATGTTTTCATCAGTTTACCCAGGTAGATGGCCGCTTCTTCACGCTCTTTCGGATCTTCTTTCTTCATGGCCTCTTTTACCAGGTACTCGATGTTTTTGCCGTAGTGCTTGTACCGGATGTTGGTTTGCGGGTACTCCACTTTCATCGGCTTTTTAAACAGTACATCCCGCTGGGGTACGGGGTAGGGATTGTTTACATCCAAATTGAAATCAGCAATAATATAAAGGTCATCCCATAGGCGCTGCGGATTTTCGGGCTGGTCTTTCAGGCTGGGGGTGAGTTGTTTTATCAGTTCAATGAGGGTGTAAGCCAGTTCAGTACGCTTCTCTTTGTCTTTTACGGTTCGGATGTATTCCACTAACTTCTGAACGTTGCGGCCGTACTCTTTTAAAATAATCTGGGGCCGTTGTGAGTTGTATTCTGCAATCATTTTTAGTCTTGAGTTTTTTAGTCTTGAGTTTTTTAGTCTTGAGTTTTTTAGTCTTATGATTTTGTTTGATTAAGGGATCGCTTAAGTGCCCAATGCATTTTTTGAATTTCATTAATATCGTTTTGAATCGTTGTCAACATTGCTTCGGTGATCAGTTTAACTTTAAAAGCGATTGTAACTTGAGTATCTAATTCACAGGAGGAACCATATGAAATACCAAGGAATCTGCTAAAATCCTTTTTGGTATTACGCCCGGCTCCCTCGGCAATATTCGATGATATGGAAACCACTGATCTTCGCATTTGTGAGGTAAGGCCGTAAATTTCATCACCTGGAAAACCTTTTGTTATTTCATAGATCTTAACAGCAAGTTCAACCGACTTCTGCCAAAGTATTAATTCTTTGTAATTGTTCATTCAGGGTCTTCAATGAGAAAATGAAAAATTACTAAAAAACTCTATACTATTAAACTCAGTACTACGCATGTATTCTGAGTTTGGCAAAACTAAGTAATAAGGTCTTCTCGCCAAAATCGTCAAATTCTATTTTGGCTTTCCGTTCGGCTCCGGCTGTATCCAGGGCGATAACTTTTCCGAAGCCGAATTTAGGATGTTCCACGCGCATGCCTGCGGCAAGTTCAGAAGTATCGCTGGGAATAAAATCAGCCGGGGGTCTATAGGCCGATTTTGATTGAGCAACGGTTGTTGTTGATTTGCGGATGCCGTTTACAAGTGTACGGGCATAATTGCCTGTATTGACCGGAGTTGATTCAATGCCGGTAAAACGGGTGCTTACTTTCAGGTAAGCGGGGTTTACATCGTCAATAAAACGACTGGGTTCGCAGTTCTTCAACCGACCAAAGCGGTACCGTGTAAGTGCGTAGGAGAGGAACACTCGTTTTTGCGCACGGGTAAGTGCCACGTAAAAAAGTCTTCGTTCTTCTTCCAGTTCAGACCGGCTGCTCAGCATCATTTGCGAGGGGAACAGGTCTTCTTCCATACCCACAATATACACGTACTTAAACTCAAGCCCCTTGGCCATGTGGATGGTCATGAGGGTTACTTTTTCTGGGTCGCTGTCTTTGTCTTCATCCTGGCCTGTTATCAGTGATACTTCCTGCAAAAATGCGCCCAGTGATTTATCGGGTTTTTCCGGATCGTCCACGTACTCCTTGATGGCATTTAGTAGTTCCTGAACATTTTCGTGTCGGTTTAAACCTTCTTCGGTTTTATCTTCGTACAGTTCGCGCAGTAAACCGGAACCTTTCACTATTTCAAACGCGGCATCGTAGGCATCCTTGCGGGTGGTTTCGAGCGTGAACCGCCTGATCATGGTTACAAAATTCTCGATGGGTACAGCGGCCCGCACCCCGATAAAGGCATTGGCATGTTGCAGCACCTCCCAAATGGAAATGCCGTGATCGTTGGCGGCCACAATAATTTTATCAACGGTGGAGTCGCCAATGCCGCGCTTGGGCAGGTTGATGATTCGCCTGAAAGAGGCTTCATCATTTTGGTTAAGCGAAAAACGAAGGTAGGCCAGCACGTCTTTGATTTCCTTGCGTTGGTAGAAGGAGAGTCCGCCTACTACTTTGTATTTGATGTTCATCCTGCGCAAGGCTTCTTCCATCGCCCGCGATTGGCTGTTGGTGCGGTAAAGGATAACGAAGTCGCTGAACCGGAGTTGGTGTTGCATTTTTTCTTCGAAGATGGATGAGGCCACCAGGCGCCCTTCTTCATTATCCGAAACGGCTTTGATGAGTTCAATCAGGTTGCCTTCTTCATTGGCCGTCCAGATGTTTTTAGGTAACTGCTCCCGGTTTTTCCGGATAACCGAGTTGGCGGCTTCTACAATGTTTTGAGTGGAGCGGTAGTTTTGTTCAAGTTTGAAAATTTTCAAATCTGCATAGTCGCGTTCAAAGTTAAGGATGTTGGTGATGTCCGCCCCGCGGAAGGCATAGATGCTTTGGGCATCATCGCCCACTACGCAAATATTCTGCCGCATGCTGGCCAGTTTACGGATGATGAAGTACTGGCACAGGTTGGTATCCTGAAACTCATCTACCAGCACATAGTGAATTTTGTACTGGTACTTATTCAGTACGTCAAGGTGTTCTTTAAAAAGTTTATCGGTATTGAATAACAGGTCATCAAAATCCATGGCGCCTGCTTTAAAACACCGCTGGGCATACGTGCGGTAAATGTTGCCGAATTCGGGGCGCATGTTGGCGGCATCTTCACTAATTAACTCCGGGTCGGCCAGGTACTGCTGCCAGCTGATAAGACGGTTTTTAGCAGATGAAATCCTGTTGTACACTACATTGGGTTTGTAGGTGGCTTCATCCAAGCCCAGTTCCTTCACAATGTTTTTTAACAGGCTTTTTGAGTCATCGGTGTCGTAAATGGTGAAGTTGTGCGGGTAGCCCAGGTAATGCGCTTCGGCCCGGAGTATGCGGGCAAACACTGAGTGGAAGGTGCCCATCCAGATGTTGCGTGCATCCGGCCCGACAACCCGTTCAATACGGTCGCGCATTTCTTTAGCTGCTTTGTTGGTGAAGGTAAGCGCCATAATGTTGAACGGATCAACCGCTTTGGCTTTGATGAGGTGCGCAATGCGGTAGGTGAGCACGCGGGTTTTACCGGAGCCTGCCCCGGCAATAATCATGGTAGGGCCTTCGGTATTGATAACCCCTTCGCGTTGTGCATCATTTAACTGGTTCAGGTAATCCGTCATTCAACCTGCAAGTTAACGGGCTGCATTAATCCTACGGATGCATACCTGATTTTTATTTTTTGCCGAAGTTGATGTTCACAATTTGCTAATGTACTTTTGTTAAACGATAGTATTTTGGATTTTCATTCTTCAGTGCTTCCTGCTTTTCCGGATGACGGCTTTGTCACCACCGCGGCTGAGCCCTGGTTTAAAGTAAAGGTTCAACGAATACAGCAGTACCTGAGTGCTTTTATCGCCAATCTGGCCCCTCATGTTAATGAGGTTATTGTTATTGATTTGTTTGCCGGCAATGGGTTGTACTCCATCGGACACCAAAAGGAAAAATTTGCTGCTACGGCCCTGGCTGTGCTGGGTGAAGAGACGCTGGTTTCAAAGTGGATTTTTTGCGAACGCGATGCGGAGAATGCCCGCGTATTGAAGATTCGGGTAAAGAAATACTTTAAAGACCGCACGGTATTTATTTTTGATGATCCGCTGGATAAACTGCCGGAAAAATTGGCGTACTATGTTCCGAAATCTAAAGCCGGCTACCGGGTAGCTGTTTTTTGCATCGTTGATTCGTTTTCAATGGAAGTACCTTTTGCTTTGATTGATAAGTTTCAGCACCTGGGCTTTAGTTTTCTTATTCCGTTCACTTTTTGTATTAACGACCAGCACAATTACCGGTTTTACCTGGAGCATCAGCGCGAAAAACTTCGCAAATTCATGGGCGGCTTTCAGGATGCGGATGTGTTGGATAAATCGAACAGCAACCTGGAGTTTTATAAACGGTTGGTGCAGCTCTATCAGAACAACATGCTGGTTATCGGCCTTAATGCCTCACTTACTGCGCAAAAACTCGACTCCGGACTGATGGAACTGCCAATCTACTACATGGGACTTTTTTCAAAGCATCCGGTATTAAAAAATATTCAGCACGATATACAGGAAAGCACCCATCAACAAATCAGTTTGTTTCAACATTAAGCTATGATGCAGGTAGGACAGGTTTTAGTGACGGATGATATAAAGGATAAAGAATTTGTTTGCAACCTGGAGAAGTGCAAAGGTGCCTGCTGTGTTGAGGGAGATTTTGGTGCGCCCCTGGAGGATGACGAGTTGCCGATACTGCGTGCGATTTATGAGCAGGTTAAACCCTACTTATCGGAAGCCGGTGTTAAGGCTATTGAACGCCAGGGAACTTATGTGCTGGATGATGATGGCGACTTCTCAACGCCCACCATTGGTGGGCGGGAGTGCGCGTACGCAATCTATGACGAAAACAGGGTATTGAAATGCGGCATTGAGCAAGCGTACCTCGATGGAAAGATTAGCTGGAAGAAACCCATTTCCTGCCACCTGTATCCCATCCGCATTACCAAAAAGAAAAATCTTGAGGCTGTGAATTACCACAAGTGGAGCATCTGTTCACCGGCCTGTTCGCTGGGCAAGGAGTTACAGGTGCCGTTGTATAAATTTCTTAAAGAAGCACTGGTAAGAAAATATGGCCAGGTGTGGTATGATGCACTTGTTGATTTAATCGAATCGAAATCATCGTAATTACGAAAAGACCTGCACTACTTTATCAGGATTAGATTAACATGCTTATTTCTTTTTTTGTAATACAGAATTAGGCGGTTACTGTTAAAGTAGGTTACTCTGAAAATCTGGTTAGATATTTTTGGGATAGTTGCTGTAACCCAGATTTTATCACCCTGAAACTCGTAGGATTTGAGTTTTACTTTTTGGGTTTCTTTAAAATGATGGTAATTTGGACGGCTTGCGTTATTAGGAAAAGTGATTTTACTTATAAATGTATAGGGCTCGTCAGTTTTTACTTGATTAGCAAAAGCGTCCTGATCAATATTAAATGAGGTGTATACAGTGCCTAATACTTGCGTGCGTGATGAGCGGAATAAAAACAGGTTGCCCTCAACTGCTGATTCTTTGATATAGACCAAATTACCCCCATCATAGCAGAGGCCATTTTTATTTTTTTCATAGCTCTGTTTACAACATTGGTGACACTGGAAAGTCCCGTGGTACCTGATGCTTTGATTGAGAGAAAATCAATCTATTGAAGCCCCTCGGTTTCAGATTCTTTTAGTGCCAGTTCTACGAAAAGCCAATCCTCTGGTCCATTTAATTTTTTTAATGTGAATCCACCGGTATTTACTCCTCCTGGAGTTTGGGCTAAACTTTGTATAAATAAGAATGCTTGAGAAATGAAAATGATAAAAGGCAGAATCAATAATGACCGGTTTGTCGTATAGCTCATGGCTGGTTCAACTAATGGTAACTTGCAACTAAAAGAATGAAGTCAATTGAAAATGACTTTGTGCAAAAGTAAAGAAAAAATCCGCAGCCAAGTGAATGGAACTAAAAATCCGAAAGTGAACCTCCTGATTAGGATTAAAATACTTACTTCAAATCCGAAAAATCAAACGAAGTTTCAAGGAACTTGGTAGTAAACTTGCCCGACCGGAACACTGCGTTATCCATCAGTTTAATATGGAAAGGAATGGTTGTTTTTATTCCTTCAATTACAAACTCCTGTAAAGCCCGCTTCATCCGGGTGATCACTTCTTCGCGCGATTGCCCGCTTACGATGAGTTTGGCAATCATCGAATCGTAATTGGGCGGAATGGTGTATCCGGCATACACGTGGCTGTCAACCCGTACACCGTGGCCCCCCGGCATGTGCAGGTGCGTGATTTTGCCGGGCGAGGGCCTGAAGCCGTTGGCCGGATCTTCGGCATTGATGCGGCACTCCATGGCAAACAGGTTCGGGAAGTAATTTTTACCCGATATGGGCACACCGGCTGCTACTTTAATCTGCTCCTTTATAAGGTCGTAGTCGGTAACTTCTTCGGTAATCGGGTGTTCCACCTGGATACGCGTGTTCATTTCCATGAAGTAGAAGTCGCCATGCTTATCTACCAGAAACTCAATGGTGCCTGCGCCTTCATAGTTAATAGCCTGCGCCCCTTTAATAGCGGCTTCGCCCATGCGTTCGCGCAACTCCTGACTTACAATGGGCGAGGGTGTTTCTTCTACCAGCTTCTGGTGCCTGCGCTGGATGGAGCAATCGCGCTCCGACAGGTGACACACTTTTCCGTACTGGTCGCCCACCACCTGTATTTCGATGTGGCGGGGTTCTTCCACAAATTTTTCAAGGTAAAGTCCATCGTTGCCAAAGGCTGCGCCTGCTTCGCGCCTGGCATCGTCCCATGCTTTTTTAAATTCGCTTTCATCGTTAATGATGCGCATGCCTTTTCCGCCACCGCCTGCCGTAGCTTTAATGATAACCGGGTATTTGATGTCTTTGGCGAGTTTAACGCCCTGCTCCATAGACTCCAGCAAACCATCGGAACCGGGGATTGTAGGCACTCCGGCTTTCTTCATGGTATCCTTGGCAGTGGATTTATCGCCCATGGCTTCGATCATGGCCGGGGTAGGGCCGATGAACTTGATGCCGTACTCGTGGCAGATGGAAGAAAACTCGGCACGCTCAGAAAGAAAGCCGTAGCCGGGGTGAATGGCATCGGCATTGGTTATTTCGGCCGCAGAAATAATACGCGGTATATGCAGGTATGAATCTTTGCTTGGGGCATCGCCAATGCAAACCGCTTCATCGGCAAAGCGTACGTGCAGGCTTTCGCGGTCGGCCGTGGAATACACGGCAACGGTTTTAATGCCCATTTCTTTACAGGTGCGGATTACCCGTAATGCAATTTCTCCGCGATTGGCGATTAGTATTTTTTTAAACATATAGGCTGATTCAAAAATTTTGATTCAATGATTCGGAGTTATCACCCGATGATCCGATTAACTAACTTCGAACTTGGAACCTTGAATTAATCGTTAATCAGGCTCCACCACAAAAAGCACCTGGTCGTATTCAACCGGTGAAGCATTTTCAACCGGCGCTTTTATAATCGTTCCGGAAACTTCTGATTCAATTTCGTTGAAGAGTTTCATAGCCTCGATGATACACACTGTTTGGCCTTTGGTAACTTTGTCGCCAACCGAAAC encodes:
- the accC gene encoding acetyl-CoA carboxylase biotin carboxylase subunit — protein: MFKKILIANRGEIALRVIRTCKEMGIKTVAVYSTADRESLHVRFADEAVCIGDAPSKDSYLHIPRIISAAEITNADAIHPGYGFLSERAEFSSICHEYGIKFIGPTPAMIEAMGDKSTAKDTMKKAGVPTIPGSDGLLESMEQGVKLAKDIKYPVIIKATAGGGGKGMRIINDESEFKKAWDDARREAGAAFGNDGLYLEKFVEEPRHIEIQVVGDQYGKVCHLSERDCSIQRRHQKLVEETPSPIVSQELRERMGEAAIKGAQAINYEGAGTIEFLVDKHGDFYFMEMNTRIQVEHPITEEVTDYDLIKEQIKVAAGVPISGKNYFPNLFAMECRINAEDPANGFRPSPGKITHLHMPGGHGVRVDSHVYAGYTIPPNYDSMIAKLIVSGQSREEVITRMKRALQEFVIEGIKTTIPFHIKLMDNAVFRSGKFTTKFLETSFDFSDLK